Part of the Clostridium cylindrosporum DSM 605 genome is shown below.
GCTAAAATGGATACAGTTTCTAATAATGTTGCAAATTCAAACACAATAGGATACAAAAAAATAGATGTTTCATTTAGTGAAACCCTAAAGGAAAACATTCGTCAAAGAAATGGTGTTCCCTTTACGAATAGTGATAATATGGCGCAAGGGACAGGAACTAAGGTATCTAAACCATTTAGAAATTCTAAAGAAGGTACATTTATTGATACAGGAAGAGATACTGATATAGCTATAAGTGGACAAGGGTATTTTAAGGTTCTAGATAATAGCGGGAATGCCTATTATACTAGAGATGGAAGTTTTTCCATAGATGTATTAGGCAACTTTGTACATAGTGCTTCAGGTATGAAGCTTGAAATTCAAAACTATAAAAAAGAAAATCTAAAGCAGCCTGTTTCAATTTCCCCAGATGGTAATATTACATCTGATGGACTTCAGGTAGGTAAAATTAATTTGTATGACTTTTCATATAAAAATGATATGTTATCTCAAGGTGATAATACATTTACTTCAGGGGAGAGACCAAAGGCACCAGAAGGAAAAATGATTCAAGGTTATGTTGAAGGATCAAACGTTGATATGGTAGAAGAACTTACAAATATGATCACTACACAAAGATCATATGAATTTAATTCTAGAAGTATAAAGGCTGCAGATGAAATGTGGCAACTTATTAATAACTTAAAAAGCAAATAATAGTTAAAAGTTAGAATATACTTTTAATATTTACATAAATTTTAATATAGTATGTGTAAGTACATATGTTGATTTTAAAACAAAAAATCAACATATGTACTTTTTATTTTAGATTATTATCATAAATAACTTTATCATAATTGATAATAAAAATAAACTATTAAAACTGAATAAAAGTTTTCTACTTGTCAAGAATTATAATAAAGGAAAATTTGGAGGTTATTATGCAAAAAGTAGAAAAAATTTTATCATATATTAAAGAAAATAAGGTATTCGAAGCTCAGAAAATGGTTATAAAATATTTTAAGGATAATCCGGGATTATTTTATTATTATTTAGGTTTAATTAATTTAAAGAAGGAAGATTATATGTCAGCTTTAGTATGTCTAAGAACTGCTAGAAAAAATGATATAAAAAGTCATCTTCTTTCATATAATATATCTATTTGCTATGTTAAACTTAATAAAAATGATTTAGCTAAGAAAGAATTAATAGAGACTATAAAAAAAGACCCTAAGTTCTTTAATGCATATACAAACCTTTGTAATTTATATCTTAAAGATAATAGTAGCAAAGAAGCTTATAGAACAATAAGGTATGGTCAGGCGTCTTTAAAGGATGATAAGGAAAAACTTAATAAGCTTATAGAAATAGAGAAGAACCTTTTCTCTAATGGATATATAAAGTAATAAAATATATATATTTCATATACTATTATAGTATAATCAATTATTAAGTGGTGAAATATGATAAAGCCTAAAGCTTTAAGTTTTAATGATGAAATAGGAATTATAGCTCCATCGGGTCCTTTTTTTAATTCAGATCAACTTGAAAAAAGTATAGATAAAATTAAAAAGATAGGTTTTAAACCAATTTTAGGTCGAAGTTGTTATGCAAAAGATGGGTTTTTAGCTGGTGGAGATGATGTAAGAGCGAAGGATATAAATATATTTTTTGACTCATCAAATATTAAAGCTATAGTAGCTCTAAGAGGTGGATATGGAGCTATGAGAATACTTGACAAGATAGATTACAAATCCATTAGGAAGAATCCTAAAATATTTGTT
Proteins encoded:
- a CDS encoding flagellar hook-basal body protein, with product MLSSIWTGRSGLISQQAKMDTVSNNVANSNTIGYKKIDVSFSETLKENIRQRNGVPFTNSDNMAQGTGTKVSKPFRNSKEGTFIDTGRDTDIAISGQGYFKVLDNSGNAYYTRDGSFSIDVLGNFVHSASGMKLEIQNYKKENLKQPVSISPDGNITSDGLQVGKINLYDFSYKNDMLSQGDNTFTSGERPKAPEGKMIQGYVEGSNVDMVEELTNMITTQRSYEFNSRSIKAADEMWQLINNLKSK
- a CDS encoding tetratricopeptide repeat protein, which translates into the protein MQKVEKILSYIKENKVFEAQKMVIKYFKDNPGLFYYYLGLINLKKEDYMSALVCLRTARKNDIKSHLLSYNISICYVKLNKNDLAKKELIETIKKDPKFFNAYTNLCNLYLKDNSSKEAYRTIRYGQASLKDDKEKLNKLIEIEKNLFSNGYIK